The following are encoded in a window of Streptomyces sp. SAT1 genomic DNA:
- a CDS encoding permease produces MHAIWHALSITGSMAWEIAWALILGFTLSAVVQAVVRKSTVVSLLGDDHPRTVATATGLGIASSSCSYAAVALARSLFRKGADFTAAMSFEIASTNLVVELGVILALLMGWQFTAAEFTGGAIMITALVVLFRLFLHDQLLRGAREQAERGLAGSMEGHAAMDMSVQREGSFARRLFSGAGLTSVSRVFVMEWAAIVRDLVIGLLIAGAIAAWVPDSFWSAFFFDGHPLASKLWGPLIGPLVAIASFVCSVGNVPLAVVLWKGGISFGGVVAFLFADLLILPILNIYRRYYGIRMALFILGTFYTAMVLAGYIVEFAFGGLGLVPDRADANVPDSGVSWNYTTWLNIAFIVLAVILITRFLRTGGKDMLGMMGGAPGSSHDRTRPDESPH; encoded by the coding sequence ATGCATGCAATCTGGCACGCCTTGTCGATCACCGGATCCATGGCGTGGGAGATCGCCTGGGCTCTGATCCTGGGATTCACCCTGTCCGCCGTGGTTCAGGCCGTGGTCCGCAAGTCCACGGTGGTCTCTCTGCTGGGCGACGATCATCCGCGCACCGTGGCCACCGCGACGGGACTGGGCATCGCCTCCTCGTCTTGTTCCTATGCCGCTGTTGCCCTGGCGCGTTCCCTGTTCCGCAAAGGCGCGGACTTCACCGCGGCGATGTCCTTCGAGATCGCCTCCACCAACCTGGTGGTCGAACTCGGTGTCATCCTGGCTCTGCTCATGGGCTGGCAGTTCACCGCTGCCGAGTTCACTGGAGGCGCGATCATGATCACCGCCCTGGTGGTGTTGTTCCGTCTCTTCTTGCACGACCAACTGCTGCGCGGAGCCCGCGAGCAGGCCGAACGCGGGCTGGCCGGCTCCATGGAGGGCCATGCCGCGATGGACATGTCCGTCCAACGTGAGGGCTCCTTCGCCCGCAGGCTGTTCTCCGGCGCCGGACTCACCTCCGTCTCCCGCGTCTTCGTGATGGAGTGGGCGGCCATCGTGCGGGACCTCGTGATCGGCCTGCTCATCGCGGGCGCGATCGCCGCCTGGGTACCGGACTCGTTCTGGAGCGCCTTCTTCTTCGACGGCCATCCGCTGGCGTCGAAGCTGTGGGGGCCGCTGATCGGGCCGCTGGTGGCCATCGCCTCGTTCGTGTGCTCGGTCGGCAATGTGCCCCTCGCGGTCGTGCTGTGGAAGGGCGGCATCAGCTTCGGCGGCGTCGTGGCATTCCTCTTCGCCGACCTGCTGATCCTGCCGATCCTGAACATCTACCGGAGGTACTACGGCATCCGCATGGCCCTCTTCATCCTTGGCACCTTCTACACGGCCATGGTCCTGGCGGGATACATCGTCGAGTTCGCCTTCGGCGGCCTCGGCCTGGTTCCCGACCGCGCGGACGCCAACGTTCCCGACAGCGGAGTCAGCTGGAACTACACCACCTGGCTGAACATCGCCTTCATTGTGCTGGCCGTCATCCTGATCACCCGATTCCTACGCACCGGCGGCAAGGACATGCTGGGCATGATGGGCGGAGCACCCGGCTCCAGCCACGACCGCACCAGGCCAGACGAGTCCCCTCACTAA
- a CDS encoding alpha/beta hydrolase, translating into MRRTWPTVLAIMMAAAVTSCTSRTTAADTPSRPPLRWGECPGPAEAALECAKLAVPLDYRHPHGRTIDVEVSRLPSGKPAEKRGVLLLNPGGPGLPGLHVPVLMKLPEKVRDRYDVIGFDPRGVGHSTPLSCGFTRAQGEAAVNPPDPGSAADVSRQAAAAKSLAAQCTTARTANLLPYITTANTARDMDRIRAALGVPRISYYGESYGTYLGAVYTTLFPGHGDRVVLDSSLPPEGYDVEALRGQGAGFETRFPDFAEFAAAHRRYHLGSTPAAVREKYFRLAARLDDKPVRGYDGTTFRVVTAAMIRADSDLAGLAAIWHALDTNQPPPGSADPGGGAYSDNYPAAYLGVICGDSHWPKDLATYRHNVTVDRVRHPMYGAFTANIRPCAFWPAPSEPKVRITDRGPSDVLMVQNLRDPATPLPGALRTRRALGERARMVTIDQGGHVAYLSGANACGNDAVNDYLVAGRRPAHDTYCPAAQPVR; encoded by the coding sequence ATGCGCAGGACCTGGCCGACGGTGCTCGCCATTATGATGGCGGCGGCGGTGACCTCGTGCACATCGCGGACGACCGCGGCGGACACGCCGTCCCGGCCACCGCTGCGGTGGGGCGAGTGCCCCGGCCCGGCGGAGGCGGCGCTGGAGTGCGCGAAGCTCGCGGTGCCGCTCGACTACCGCCACCCTCACGGGCGGACGATCGACGTCGAGGTGTCCCGTCTGCCGAGCGGGAAGCCGGCTGAGAAGCGCGGCGTGCTCCTGCTCAACCCCGGGGGCCCCGGCCTGCCCGGGCTCCACGTCCCCGTCCTGATGAAGCTGCCCGAGAAGGTGCGCGACCGCTACGACGTGATCGGGTTCGACCCACGCGGTGTCGGCCACAGCACCCCTCTGAGCTGTGGCTTCACCAGGGCCCAGGGTGAGGCGGCGGTTAACCCGCCCGACCCGGGCAGCGCGGCTGACGTGTCGAGGCAGGCCGCGGCCGCGAAGAGCCTTGCGGCACAGTGCACCACGGCGAGGACTGCGAACCTGCTGCCGTACATCACCACCGCGAACACCGCGCGGGACATGGACCGGATCCGAGCGGCCCTGGGCGTGCCGAGGATCTCGTACTACGGCGAGTCCTACGGCACCTACCTCGGCGCCGTGTACACCACCCTCTTCCCCGGCCACGGCGACCGCGTCGTGCTCGACAGCAGCCTGCCGCCCGAGGGCTACGACGTCGAGGCCCTGCGCGGCCAGGGCGCGGGCTTCGAGACGCGCTTCCCCGACTTCGCGGAGTTCGCCGCCGCACACCGGCGATACCACCTGGGCAGCACACCGGCCGCGGTGCGCGAGAAGTACTTCCGGCTCGCCGCGCGCCTCGACGACAAGCCCGTACGGGGATACGACGGCACGACGTTCCGCGTCGTCACCGCAGCGATGATCCGCGCGGACAGCGACCTCGCCGGCCTGGCCGCCATCTGGCACGCCCTGGACACGAACCAGCCGCCGCCGGGCTCCGCCGACCCCGGCGGCGGCGCGTACAGCGACAACTACCCCGCCGCCTACCTCGGGGTGATCTGCGGCGACTCCCACTGGCCGAAGGACCTCGCGACCTATCGGCACAACGTCACGGTCGACCGCGTGCGCCACCCGATGTACGGCGCGTTCACCGCCAACATCCGGCCGTGCGCCTTCTGGCCCGCCCCCTCGGAGCCGAAGGTGAGGATCACCGATCGGGGACCCTCCGACGTGCTCATGGTGCAAAACCTCCGCGATCCGGCGACCCCGCTGCCCGGGGCGCTCCGCACGCGTCGGGCCCTCGGTGAACGGGCCCGGATGGTCACGATCGACCAGGGCGGTCACGTGGCCTACCTGTCGGGCGCGAACGCCTGCGGGAACGACGCCGTGAACGACTACCTGGTCGCCGGGAGGCGACCTGCGCACGACACGTACTGCCCCGCCGCACAGCCGGTTCGATGA
- a CDS encoding tyrosine-type recombinase/integrase translates to MVIYSYRHFFASHCLTRNIPITDVAEWMGHKNIDVTFKTYRHLMPGTISTAATIPQPHPHRIGPFCVIRG, encoded by the coding sequence ATGGTGATCTACAGCTACCGGCACTTCTTCGCTTCCCATTGCCTCACCCGCAACATTCCCATCACGGACGTCGCCGAATGGATGGGCCACAAGAACATCGACGTCACCTTCAAGACCTACCGACACCTCATGCCCGGCACCATCAGCACCGCCGCCACCATCCCTCAACCACACCCTCACCGCATAGGGCCCTTCTGTGTGATACGCGGGTGA
- a CDS encoding response regulator, with the protein MAAATIRPHDVLLVEDDIADAMLIQDALAERGTRNLTQVSDGIAALDYLRDTANERPDLIVLDLNMPRMNGREFLAVVKEDPDLRTIPVVVLTTSAAPDDVTGAYHHHANAYVTKPVNLEEFEAAVRSIDSFYLDIAVKPPKE; encoded by the coding sequence ATGGCCGCCGCCACCATCCGCCCCCACGACGTGCTGCTGGTCGAGGACGACATCGCCGACGCGATGCTCATCCAGGACGCCCTCGCCGAGCGGGGCACCCGCAACCTCACCCAGGTCTCCGACGGGATCGCGGCCCTGGACTACCTGCGCGACACGGCCAACGAGCGGCCCGATCTGATCGTGCTCGATCTCAACATGCCGCGCATGAACGGCCGGGAGTTCCTGGCCGTCGTCAAGGAGGACCCCGATCTGCGGACCATCCCGGTCGTCGTCCTCACCACGTCGGCCGCGCCCGACGACGTCACCGGCGCCTACCACCATCACGCCAACGCCTATGTCACCAAGCCGGTGAACCTGGAGGAGTTCGAGGCGGCGGTCCGCAGCATCGACTCCTTCTATCTGGACATCGCGGTCAAGCCTCCGAAGGAGTAG
- a CDS encoding sensor histidine kinase, translated as MQSKPSDTAGAFSGWTTRRWLRTGVLTTLAVLAVLGSLGGWATWRTSQLTADLVDRRSPALVQALRVEQGLVNQETGIRGYGLSGRTDFLQPYAQGVRDEQAALGRLRTLVADDDRAGADLAEVERLAEDWQRRVARPVAAASAEEAVRLAAQRARDGKGAFDALRSAMSRQQSHLQGENAAGVHDLRQAVTLRNWTFAGIAVVIVLVAALVSEGLRRGITAPLSRLSADARRVAGGRFDHALTGTGPADLRRLAEDVESMRLRLVKELQFSEESRTLLDEQAEDLRRSNTELEQFAYVASHDLQEPLRKVSSFTQLLQRRYGGQLDDRADQYISFAVDGANRMQTLINDLLAFSRVGRVHNDHRSVDLESVFGRTLDDLGVAVEETGAEITHDPLPTVVGDATQLGTLWQNLLSNAIKFRSPDHPPHVHVSASEDDGTWEFAVSDNGIGIAPEFREKVFVIFQRLHTKDAYPGTGIGLAMCKKVVEFHGGRIRIDPDYKLGTRVIFTLPVAAADTASEQRPEPPPTVPSPGRPESPEGTPQP; from the coding sequence ATGCAGAGCAAGCCGTCGGACACCGCGGGTGCCTTCTCCGGCTGGACCACCCGCCGCTGGCTGCGCACGGGGGTCCTCACCACCCTGGCCGTCCTCGCGGTCCTCGGATCGCTGGGCGGCTGGGCCACGTGGCGCACCTCACAGCTCACCGCCGACCTGGTCGACCGGCGCTCGCCCGCGCTGGTCCAGGCCCTGCGGGTGGAACAGGGCCTGGTCAACCAGGAGACCGGGATCCGGGGCTACGGACTGTCGGGCCGCACCGACTTCCTCCAGCCCTACGCCCAGGGCGTGCGTGACGAACAGGCCGCGCTCGGGCGGCTGCGCACCCTGGTCGCGGACGACGACCGCGCCGGTGCCGATCTGGCCGAGGTCGAGCGGCTGGCCGAGGACTGGCAGCGGCGCGTGGCCCGTCCCGTCGCCGCCGCCTCCGCCGAGGAGGCCGTGCGGCTCGCCGCCCAGCGGGCGAGGGACGGCAAGGGCGCCTTCGACGCGCTGCGCTCCGCGATGTCCCGCCAGCAGTCCCACCTCCAGGGCGAGAACGCCGCGGGCGTCCACGACCTGAGGCAGGCGGTGACCCTGCGCAACTGGACGTTCGCGGGCATCGCCGTCGTCATCGTGCTGGTGGCCGCGCTGGTCTCCGAGGGACTGCGCCGCGGCATCACCGCTCCGCTCAGCCGGCTGAGCGCGGACGCCCGGCGCGTCGCCGGCGGCCGCTTCGACCACGCCCTGACCGGCACCGGACCCGCCGACCTGCGCCGGCTGGCCGAGGACGTGGAGTCCATGCGGCTGCGCCTGGTGAAGGAGCTCCAGTTCAGCGAGGAGTCCCGCACCCTGCTGGACGAACAGGCGGAGGACCTGCGCCGCTCCAACACGGAACTGGAGCAGTTCGCCTACGTCGCCTCGCACGACCTCCAGGAACCGCTGCGCAAGGTGTCGAGCTTCACACAGCTGCTGCAACGGCGCTACGGCGGCCAACTGGACGACAGGGCCGACCAGTACATCTCGTTCGCCGTCGACGGCGCCAACCGTATGCAGACCCTCATCAACGACCTGCTGGCCTTCTCCCGGGTCGGCCGGGTGCACAACGACCACCGCTCCGTCGACCTGGAGTCGGTCTTCGGCCGCACCCTCGACGACCTCGGCGTGGCCGTCGAGGAGACCGGCGCCGAGATCACCCACGACCCGCTGCCCACCGTCGTCGGGGACGCCACCCAGCTGGGCACCCTCTGGCAGAACCTGCTGTCCAACGCCATCAAGTTCCGCAGCCCCGACCACCCGCCGCACGTCCACGTCAGCGCCTCCGAGGACGACGGCACCTGGGAGTTCGCCGTCAGCGACAACGGCATCGGCATCGCCCCGGAGTTCCGCGAGAAGGTCTTCGTCATCTTCCAGCGGCTGCACACCAAGGACGCCTACCCGGGCACCGGCATCGGACTGGCCATGTGCAAGAAGGTCGTGGAGTTCCACGGCGGAAGGATCCGGATCGACCCCGACTACAAACTGGGCACCCGCGTGATCTTCACCCTCCCCGTCGCCGCCGCGGACACGGCGTCCGAGCAGAGACCGGAGCCCCCGCCCACCGTTCCGTCCCCGGGCCGCCCGGAGTCCCCGGAGGGAACGCCCCAGCCGTGA
- a CDS encoding PP2C family protein-serine/threonine phosphatase, whose amino-acid sequence MTDPAVTDRAAGRVDRFRILLVEDDDGDALLVEELLYDTDLPHTLTRCRTAAEARGALAAHPVDCVLLDLHLPDASGMETVQAIEPDTQAAIIVLTGLDEPRAGVDALAAGAQDYLVKGKVEPDLMQRAVRYAIQRKQAERANAALQIGRLRAEENARLERGLLPEPLLSSTVVTTSSRYYPGRAQALLGGDFLDVVQTGDGQVHAVIGDVSGHGPDAAALGVCLRIAWRALTLGGHRDQHLLTLLEQIHIAERTGSDLFATCTLITLDPDAATLTLHLAGHHEPLLVTPDGTRQVTAAHGIALGIAPGLGKWTPTTLELPPRGGLIVYTDGLIEGFADSTEARLGVEGLLRIIDTIDDPDPGTHLDRLIARTRTLNADRHTDDLAVLRLDWDTGRVPAAERGPER is encoded by the coding sequence GTGACCGATCCCGCCGTGACCGACCGAGCCGCCGGCCGCGTGGACCGGTTCCGCATCCTGCTGGTGGAGGACGACGACGGGGACGCGCTCCTGGTCGAGGAACTCCTCTACGACACCGACCTGCCGCACACCCTCACCCGCTGCCGCACGGCCGCCGAGGCGCGCGGCGCGCTCGCCGCGCACCCCGTCGACTGCGTCCTGCTCGACCTCCATCTGCCCGACGCGTCAGGGATGGAGACGGTCCAGGCGATCGAGCCGGACACCCAGGCCGCCATCATCGTCCTGACCGGACTCGACGAACCCCGCGCCGGCGTCGACGCGTTGGCCGCGGGCGCCCAGGACTACCTGGTCAAGGGCAAGGTCGAACCCGACCTGATGCAGCGCGCCGTCCGCTACGCCATCCAGCGTAAGCAGGCCGAACGCGCCAACGCCGCCCTCCAGATCGGACGCCTGCGCGCCGAGGAGAACGCCCGCCTGGAACGCGGGCTGCTGCCCGAACCGCTGCTGTCCTCCACCGTCGTCACCACCTCCAGCCGCTACTACCCGGGCCGGGCGCAGGCCCTGCTCGGCGGCGACTTCCTCGACGTCGTCCAGACCGGCGACGGACAGGTCCACGCCGTCATCGGCGACGTCAGCGGGCACGGCCCCGACGCGGCCGCCCTCGGGGTCTGCCTGCGCATAGCCTGGCGCGCCCTGACCCTCGGCGGCCACCGGGACCAGCACCTGCTCACCCTGCTGGAACAGATCCACATCGCCGAGCGCACCGGCAGCGACCTGTTCGCCACCTGCACCCTCATCACCCTCGACCCGGACGCGGCCACCCTCACCCTGCACCTGGCCGGCCACCACGAACCGTTGCTCGTCACCCCGGACGGCACCCGCCAGGTCACCGCCGCGCACGGCATCGCCCTCGGGATCGCCCCCGGACTGGGCAAGTGGACCCCCACCACCCTCGAACTCCCGCCCCGCGGCGGGCTCATCGTCTACACCGACGGCCTGATCGAGGGGTTCGCGGACAGCACCGAGGCCCGGCTCGGGGTGGAGGGCCTGCTGCGCATCATCGACACCATCGACGATCCCGACCCCGGCACCCACCTCGACCGGCTGATCGCCCGCACCCGCACGCTCAACGCCGACCGGCACACCGACGACCTCGCCGTGCTGCGCCTGGACTGGGACACCGGCCGTGTCCCGGCCGCGGAGCGGGGCCCCGAGCGGTAG
- a CDS encoding TetR/AcrR family transcriptional regulator, whose amino-acid sequence MPKIIDHDQRRREIVAVAKKLIIQGGFEAATMRSIVAEAGFANGALKRYFPSKDSIVAATFESVLAEMNERMVASEPASDPREALRRDLEATLPLDQYRIDSARVLLALWEHSLDNEDLATLYREHLMEWRRRLAARIAEARGRGEAPDAPAVHMLAGEIIGMAVGANVTSLMFPAGALVPEHRAYVDRWMRNLDD is encoded by the coding sequence ATGCCGAAGATTATCGACCACGATCAGCGACGCCGGGAAATCGTCGCGGTCGCGAAGAAGCTCATCATCCAGGGCGGGTTCGAGGCCGCGACGATGAGGAGCATCGTCGCCGAGGCGGGTTTCGCCAACGGCGCGCTCAAGCGCTACTTCCCCAGCAAGGACAGCATCGTCGCCGCCACCTTCGAGAGCGTGCTCGCGGAGATGAACGAGCGGATGGTCGCGAGCGAACCGGCGTCCGACCCCAGGGAGGCGCTGCGGCGCGACCTGGAGGCCACCCTGCCGCTTGACCAGTACCGCATCGACTCCGCCCGGGTGCTGCTCGCGCTGTGGGAGCACTCGCTGGACAACGAGGACCTCGCCACGCTCTACCGCGAACACCTCATGGAGTGGCGCCGCAGGCTCGCCGCGCGGATCGCCGAGGCGCGCGGCCGGGGCGAGGCACCCGACGCGCCCGCCGTGCACATGCTCGCGGGCGAGATCATCGGCATGGCCGTCGGCGCCAACGTCACCTCGCTGATGTTCCCCGCCGGAGCGCTCGTGCCCGAGCACCGCGCCTACGTCGACCGGTGGATGCGCAACCTCGACGACTGA
- a CDS encoding dihydrofolate reductase family protein has product MAQLLRVQNFNVSSDGVAAGEDQTLERPFGHVDPERLFAWAGATASWPRRTEPGGSRGLDDYMTRDFGNNIGAEIMGRNKFGPQRGPWQDHEWQGWWGDEPPFHTPVFVMTHHERPSITLSDTTFHFVGGEPASVLERAREAARGKDVRLGGGVTTVREFLDAGLVDTLHVAVSPVKLGSGPRLWDSPDDLLDRFHLDVVPSPSGVTHHLFWRR; this is encoded by the coding sequence ATGGCCCAGTTGCTGAGAGTGCAGAACTTCAACGTGTCGAGCGACGGTGTCGCCGCCGGCGAGGACCAGACCCTGGAGAGGCCGTTCGGGCATGTCGACCCCGAGCGGCTGTTCGCCTGGGCCGGTGCCACGGCGAGCTGGCCCCGGCGCACCGAACCCGGCGGCAGCCGGGGGCTCGACGACTACATGACGCGGGACTTCGGGAACAACATCGGCGCCGAGATCATGGGCCGCAACAAGTTCGGGCCCCAGCGCGGGCCCTGGCAGGACCACGAGTGGCAGGGCTGGTGGGGCGACGAACCCCCGTTCCACACACCGGTGTTCGTCATGACCCACCACGAGCGGCCGTCGATCACCCTGTCCGACACCACCTTCCACTTCGTGGGCGGCGAACCGGCCTCGGTGCTGGAGCGGGCCCGGGAGGCGGCGCGGGGCAAGGACGTGCGGCTGGGCGGCGGGGTGACCACCGTCCGGGAGTTCCTGGACGCCGGCCTCGTCGACACCCTGCACGTGGCGGTCTCACCGGTGAAGCTCGGCTCCGGGCCGCGGCTGTGGGACTCGCCCGACGACCTGCTCGACCGGTTCCATCTGGACGTCGTGCCCAGCCCGAGCGGCGTCACGCACCACCTGTTCTGGCGCAGGTAG
- a CDS encoding MarR family winged helix-turn-helix transcriptional regulator, with protein MTDESAPGPTPLEALDGPGPLARRLNQVHTRLWYETVHQDLTGPQFTVLSLLDAHGDMDQGTLGARAHLDKSTAAPLLRRLRQRGLVDIAQDADDRRRKVVRLTEEGRGLAVALAPRVTAVSERILAPFTPKEREQFLALLRRAVERSPDQGGDA; from the coding sequence ATGACCGACGAGAGCGCACCCGGGCCCACTCCCCTGGAGGCGCTCGACGGGCCGGGGCCGCTGGCCCGCCGGCTGAACCAGGTCCACACCCGGCTGTGGTACGAGACGGTGCACCAGGACCTGACGGGGCCGCAGTTCACCGTGCTGAGCCTGCTGGACGCCCACGGCGACATGGACCAGGGCACGCTCGGCGCGCGCGCCCATCTCGACAAGTCGACCGCGGCGCCGCTGCTGCGGCGGCTGCGGCAGCGGGGCCTGGTGGACATCGCCCAGGACGCGGACGACCGCAGGCGCAAGGTGGTGCGCCTCACCGAGGAGGGCCGCGGTCTGGCCGTCGCCCTCGCCCCCCGGGTCACGGCCGTGAGCGAGCGGATCCTCGCGCCGTTCACCCCGAAGGAGCGGGAGCAGTTCCTCGCGCTGCTGCGGCGGGCGGTCGAGCGGTCACCGGACCAGGGCGGCGACGCCTAG
- a CDS encoding UbiX family flavin prenyltransferase, with protein MRIVVAMTGATGAPIGVRLLQALGELGVETHLVVSRWARATLARETPYSMRDLRELASVCHGPDDQAAPVSSGSFRVDGMVVAPCSMKTLASVRTGYGADLISRCADVMLKERRRLVLVARETPLSAVHLENMLELTRMGAVVMPPVPAFYNGPETIADLVEHIVVRVLDQFGLDLPTARRWQGMKTAPHPAPGAAPAPAPAPISSPAKDLS; from the coding sequence GTGAGAATCGTCGTCGCGATGACCGGGGCCACCGGGGCGCCCATCGGCGTGCGCCTGCTCCAGGCGCTGGGAGAACTCGGCGTCGAGACGCACCTCGTGGTCAGCCGCTGGGCCAGGGCCACCCTGGCGCGGGAGACCCCGTACTCGATGCGGGACCTGCGGGAGCTGGCCTCGGTGTGCCACGGGCCGGACGACCAGGCCGCGCCGGTCTCCAGCGGGTCCTTCCGGGTCGACGGCATGGTCGTCGCACCGTGCAGCATGAAGACCCTGGCCTCCGTCCGCACGGGCTACGGCGCCGATCTGATCAGCCGGTGCGCCGACGTGATGCTCAAGGAGCGGCGCAGGCTCGTCCTGGTGGCCCGGGAGACCCCGCTGTCGGCCGTGCACCTGGAGAACATGCTGGAGCTGACCCGGATGGGCGCCGTCGTCATGCCGCCCGTCCCCGCGTTCTACAACGGTCCGGAGACCATCGCCGACCTCGTCGAGCACATCGTCGTACGCGTCCTCGACCAGTTCGGCCTGGATCTGCCCACCGCGCGGCGCTGGCAGGGCATGAAGACGGCCCCGCACCCCGCCCCCGGCGCCGCCCCCGCTCCGGCCCCCGCCCCCATCTCGTCCCCGGCAAAGGACCTCTCATGA
- a CDS encoding UbiD family decarboxylase: MTQRGSALNFRDFVSELLAAGDAVDIREPVSPTLEAAAVTRRVYDTRSPAPLFSRLTEGDEGFRLLGAPAGLGSCPGQTYGRLAAHFGLGRDTTPRDLLEHLVGAMDAAPVPPRVVPTGPCKENVLTGDAVDLTRFPVPLLHQQDGGRYFGTYGFHVVRTPDGSWTSWSVSRAMLHGPTTLVGPAMPQQHLGMIHRMWRERGERTPWAMVLGAPPAALAAAGMPLPAEVDEDGYVGALTGTPVDVVRTETNGLYVPANAEIVLEGYISPDETAPEGPMGEYHGYAFSEGRPQPVFHVEAVTHRDRPILPFCVAGVPPEENHTVWGTMISAASLHRLRAQGLPVSLAWCSYEAATCWIVVAVDTRKLAATGLTERRLADAVAEALFGSHTGWLVPKVLLVADDIDITDIDQVVWALATRHHPATGHYVYPEAPGIPMVPYLTDDEVRGGRGGKSVVSCLLPADFEGVTRGVTASFRNSFPEDVRRRVTGRWAAYGFPAPPEAPHPAA; this comes from the coding sequence ATGACCCAACGCGGCAGCGCGCTCAACTTCCGTGACTTCGTGTCCGAACTGCTCGCCGCCGGCGACGCGGTCGACATCCGCGAGCCGGTCAGCCCCACCCTGGAGGCCGCGGCCGTCACCCGGCGCGTCTACGACACCAGGAGCCCCGCCCCGCTGTTCAGCCGGCTGACCGAGGGCGACGAGGGATTCCGCCTCCTCGGCGCCCCCGCAGGACTCGGCTCGTGCCCGGGGCAGACCTACGGGCGCCTCGCCGCCCACTTCGGCCTGGGGCGCGACACCACCCCGCGCGACCTGCTCGAACACCTCGTCGGCGCCATGGACGCGGCCCCCGTACCCCCGCGGGTCGTGCCGACCGGACCGTGCAAGGAGAACGTCCTCACCGGCGACGCCGTCGACCTGACGCGCTTCCCGGTGCCGCTGCTGCACCAGCAGGACGGCGGGCGGTATTTCGGGACGTACGGCTTCCATGTGGTGCGCACCCCGGACGGGAGCTGGACCAGCTGGTCGGTCAGCCGCGCGATGCTGCACGGCCCCACCACCCTGGTCGGCCCGGCCATGCCGCAGCAGCACCTCGGCATGATCCACCGGATGTGGCGCGAGCGCGGCGAACGCACCCCCTGGGCCATGGTGCTCGGCGCCCCGCCCGCCGCCCTGGCCGCGGCCGGCATGCCGCTGCCCGCCGAGGTGGACGAGGACGGCTACGTCGGCGCCCTGACCGGCACCCCCGTCGACGTCGTGCGCACCGAGACCAACGGCCTGTACGTCCCGGCCAACGCCGAGATCGTGCTGGAGGGGTACATCAGCCCCGACGAGACGGCCCCCGAAGGACCGATGGGGGAGTACCACGGGTACGCCTTCAGCGAGGGCAGGCCGCAGCCCGTCTTCCACGTCGAGGCCGTCACCCACCGGGACCGCCCGATCCTGCCCTTCTGCGTGGCGGGCGTCCCCCCGGAGGAGAACCACACCGTGTGGGGAACCATGATCTCGGCCGCGAGCCTGCACCGGCTGCGCGCCCAGGGCCTGCCCGTCTCGCTGGCCTGGTGCTCCTACGAGGCCGCGACCTGCTGGATCGTGGTCGCCGTGGACACCCGGAAGCTGGCCGCGACGGGCCTGACCGAACGGCGGCTCGCCGACGCCGTCGCCGAGGCGCTCTTCGGCTCCCACACCGGCTGGCTGGTGCCCAAGGTGCTGCTGGTGGCCGACGACATCGACATCACCGACATCGACCAGGTGGTGTGGGCCCTGGCCACCCGCCACCACCCCGCCACCGGCCACTACGTCTACCCCGAGGCGCCGGGCATCCCCATGGTCCCCTACCTCACCGACGACGAGGTGCGCGGCGGCCGGGGCGGCAAGTCCGTCGTCAGCTGTCTGCTCCCCGCCGACTTCGAGGGCGTGACCAGGGGCGTCACCGCGTCCTTCCGGAACTCCTTCCCCGAGGACGTGCGCCGCCGGGTGACCGGCAGGTGGGCCGCGTACGGATTCCCCGCCCCGCCCGAGGCACCGCACCCGGCGGCCTGA